Part of the Nocardia farcinica genome, TCGAGATCGATCTCGCCACCGGCGATCTCGTCGGCGGCGGGCACCAGGTAGGCGGCCAGCATCGGGCCGACGGCCGGGTCCTCGGCCACGACGACCACGCAGTGACCGACCGCGGGATGGGTGGCGACGGCCGCCTCCACCTCGCCGAGCTCGATGCGGAAACCGCGCACCTTGACCTGCTCGTCGGCCCGGCCGACGAACTCCAGCTCACCGAAGTGGTTGCGGCGCACCAGGTCACCGGTGCGGTACAGCCGGGCACCGGGGTTGAAGGGGTCGGCGACGAAACGCTGCGCGGTCAGTTCGGGGCGGCCGAGGTAGCCGCGGGCCAGCTGGTCGCCGCCCAGGTACAGCTCGCCGACCACGCCCGCGGGCACCAGCTGCAACGCCTCGTCGAGCACGTAGGTGTAGACGTTGCGGTTGGGGACGCCGATCGGCACCACCCCGGTGCCCTGCGGACCTTCCACCGGCATGTGCGTCGAGCACACCACCGCCTCGGTGGGACCGTAGTGGTTGCGCAGTTCCGCGTCGAAGACGCCGGCGAACTTGTCGGCCACCTCGCCCGGCAGCGCCTCGCCGCCGACCGGGACGTGCCGCAGCGCCCGCCATTCGCTGACCTCGGGCAGCAGCAGGAACGTGCTCAACATGGACGGCACCATGTGCAGCACGGTGACGCCGCGGCGGGTGATGAGGTCGGCGACATAGGCGATGTCGCGGAACGCGTCCGGCTTGGGCACGATCAGCCGGGCGCCCAGCGAGAGCGTGACGAACAGGTCGAGCAGCGAGGCGTCGAAGCTCACCGAGGAGGACTGCAGCAGCCGGTCCTCGGCGGTCATGCCCCACTCCGCGGTGAAGCTCTCCACGTGCTCGGCGATGGCCGCGTGCGGTACGGGCACGCCCTTGGGCTTGCCGGTGGAGCCGGAGGTGTAGATGACGTAGGCGAGGTTGCCTGGCAGCAACGGGCGCACCCGGTCGGCGTCGGTGGGCGCGGTGTCGGGCAGGTCGGCGGCGGCCGACTCGGCGGCGGCGAACTCGACCGGGCCGAGCACCAGGGCGGGTTCGGCGTCTTCCACCAGGTACTCGATGCGGTCCTCGGGGTAGGCCGGATCGATCGGCAGGTAGGCGGCGCCGGACTTGAGCACGGCGAGCATGGCGACCACGAACTCCACCGAGGTGGTCATCCGCAGGCCGACGATGTCCTCGGTGCCGATGCCCTCGGCGATGAGCAGTCGCGCCACCCGGTTCGCGCGGCGGTGCAGCTGGTCGTAGGTGAGTTCGGTGTCGTCGGAGACGAGCGCGAGGTCGCCGGGGCGCTGGGCGGCGGCGCGCTCGAGCAGCGCCACCATCGTGGTGGCCGGTGCGGGCACCAGTTCGCCGTGCGACTGCTCGAGCACCGCGGCGCGATCCTCGGGGCTGAGCATCGCCAGGTCGGCGAGGCGGCGGGTGGGCTCGCGCAGGGCACTGTCGAGCAGGTGCAGGTAGTGCCGCAGCAGCTGCTCGACCAGTTCGGCCGACAGCACGTCGGTCTGGTATTCGAGTTCCAGCAGCGCGCCGGTGGATTCGAGCACCACGGCCAGCGCCAGCGGCACCTGCGCGGTGGGCGCGCCCAGCTCCAACTGCTGGGCGGTGACCCCGCGCAGCGCGAAGGCGTCGGAGCCCTTGCGCACGCTGAAGCCCAGCCGCACCAGCTGGTCCATGCCGTCGCGGCCGGCGACCCGCTCCGGGTTCGCCTCGCGCACCACCCGGTCGATGCCGACGCTCTGGTGGGCGAAGCCGTTCAGGCAGGTCTCCCTGGTCGCCTCGACCAGGCCGGTGAAGCTGTCGTGCGGACGCACCGCGGCGCGCAGCAGCAGGGTGTTGCCGAAGTAGCCGATCAGGCCCTCGGTGGCGGCGCGGCGGTTGGTGACCGGCACCGACACCAGGAAATCGGTGGCGGCGGTGTAGCGGTGCACGAGGGCGTCGAAGGCGGCCAGCAGCACCATGAACGGCGTCGCCGACCGGTCGCGGGCGAAGGCGTCCACGCGGGTCATCAGGTCGGCGGGCAGCGCAAGGGTGCGGCGCTCGGCCTGGGTGGAGGGTTGCGACGGCGCCGAGCCGGGCAGTTCCAGCGGCTCGGGCAGGGGGCGCAGGCTCGCCCGCCAGTACTCGACGTCGGCCTCGGCCGGCTCGTCCGGTCCGGCGAGCACCTCGGCGGCGACGAACTGCGCGGGCGCGGCGCCCGGCTCCGCGCCGTTGTAGGCGGCGTTGACCTCGGCGAAGAACACCGGCCACGATTCGTCGTCGAAGGCGATGTGGTGCACGACGAGCACCAGCACGTGCTCCTCGGCACCGGTGCGCACCAGGGTGGCCCGCAGCGGGGTCTCGGCGGCCAGCTCGAAGGGCCTGCCGAACTCCCGGCGCGCCAGCACCTCGACGCGGCGCGCGCGGCCCTGCTCGGGCAGGTCGGTGAGGTCGTGCGACTGCCAGGCGAGCACCACGTCGTCGGTGAACACCTGGTACGGCTCGCCCTGCTCGTCCACCCCGTAGGTCGTGCGCAGCAGGTCGTGGCGCGCCACCACGGTGCCGAACGCCTCGCGCAGCCGCTGCTCGTCGAGCGCGCCGGTGAGCCGGTAGGCCAGGCAGATGTTCAGGGTGGTGTCGGCGGCGTCCCTGGTCTGCAGGAACCACATGCGCCGCTGACCGGGCGAGAGCGGGTACCGCTCGCCCGCCTGGGCCCGCTGCGCGTCCGATTCGGCCGTGGCCAAACCGCTTTCGCGCAGCCGTCGCTGCAACAGCAGCTTGCGGCGCTCCAGCACGGACAGGTTCGCGGCATCGGTGTCTGACATGAATCTGGCCCCTCAGCCCTAGTTGGTGTTCTCTGCCATGAGCGCGACGACGTCGTCCAGCGACGCACCGCCCAGGATCGCCGCGACCGGCAGGTCGCGATCCAGTTCCGCCTTGACGCGCTTGCGGAAGTCCAGCGCCTGCAACGAGTCCAGGCCCAGCGCCACCAACGGCACGGAGCCGTCGATGGATTCGGAGCCGTCGGTGCCCATCACCTTGTGCAACTGGGTGAGCATCCGCTCGGCCAGCGGCCGGTCCGCGGCGGCGGGTGCCGCCGGTTGTTCGGTGACCACCGGCTCGACCACGTCCGGCTCGGGCGCGGACGCCGCCGCCGGAGTGGCGATCTCGGGCAGCACGCTGCCCTGGCCGAAGGTGTCGAGCACCTCGCGCAGGAACGCCCAGTCCGCGGACATGATCATCGCGTCGCCCCACGGACCGGCCAAGCCCGCGGTGATCGCGTCCCCCGGCGCCATCGGGTGGACGCCCGCGTCGGCGACCCGGGCGAAGCCCGCCTCGTCCAGCGGCCCGGCGACACTCCACAGGCCCCATTCGATCGAGATGGCGTCGCGGCCCTGCGCGCGCAGCCGGCGCGCCAGGATGTCGAGCATCCGGTTGGTCACCGCGTAGAGGATCTGACCGCGACCGCTGAGCGTGGCGGCGGTCGACGAGCACAGCAGGATCCGCTGCTGCTCGGTGAACGGCACGATGTCGAGCACGGTGCCCAGGCCGAGCACCTTGGAGCCGGCCGCCTCGGTGACCATCTCGGCGGTGATGTCGGGCAGTTCGGCGTCGACGTAGTTGACCGCCGCGTGGATGAGCAGGCTGACCGGCGCCGACTCGATGGTCGCGGCGAAGCGCTTGACCGCTTCGGCATCGGACACGTCGCAGGCCTCGACCACGATCTCGGTGCGGCCGAGGCGGCGCAGCCGGTTCAGTTCACCGGCGACGCGTTCGGTCTCGCCGGACCGGCTCACCAGCGTGACCCGGCCCGCTCCGGCGTGGGCGAAGTGCTCGCAGAACCGCAGCCCGAGTTGTCCGGTGCCGCCGACGATCAGCACATGCGACAGGTCGGTGTCGGCGGCGCTCGCGTCGGTGGCCGAGTCGACGACCAGGCGCTTGACGTAGAGCTTGCCGCCGCGCAGGGCCAGTTCGCATTCGCCTGCGGTGTGCACGGCGGTGACGATGCGGGCCGCCTGGTCGGGCCCCGCGCCCGCGGCGAGGTCGAGGTGGCGCAACAGGATGTCGGGCCGTTCGATGCCCGCGCTGCGGTAGCCCGCGGCGACCGCGCCGTGGAACAGGTGCGGCACCGGGTCGTCGGCGAGCACGCTCTCCCCGCCGGTGGTCACCAGCCAGCACTGCCCGCCCGGGCCCAGCCGGTCGAGCGCGGGCACCCAGGCCCGGTCGGCGAAGAACGCGGCGAAGTCGTCGAGCGCCGCGGCGCCGTCGGTGTCGGGCAGCTCGGGCAGCAGGACGACGGCGGTGTCGAACTCCGGCAGGTCACCGGCGAGCGCGGCGGCGTCCAGCACGGTCGCGGTGGCCCCGTGCCGGTCGGCGGCGGCGACCAGGGCATCGGCCAGCTCGGCGCAGCGGCCGGTGTGGTCGACCACGGCCAGCGTGCGCGGTGCCAGCATCGACCGCTTGTCCAGCGGAATCCAGGTCTCCACCAGCCGTTCCGGTGCGGGGGCGGCGTCCGGCTGCGGCTCGGCGGCGGGCAGGTCCGGCCCGGCCCACAGCCTCCTGGGGTGCATGATCGTGTGCGGGAAGTCGCGCAACGGCGGCCTGGGTGCGGCGCCGTCGTCGGTCCGCAGCGCGTCCCACCGGTAGTCGAGGTCGTGCACGGCGATGGTGGCGAGATTCCTGGTGAATTCGGCCAGGCCCTCGGCGGTGCGCAGCGAGGTACCGAGCACCTTGACGTCGCGGCCGAGCGGCAGCTTCTCCCGCGGCACGAGGGTCAGGTTCTCCTGCAACGCCAGTTGCAGCACCGGGTGCTCGGCGACCTCGATGAGGGTGTCCACCCCGTCGGTGACGGCGGCGA contains:
- a CDS encoding non-ribosomal peptide synthetase, whose amino-acid sequence is MSDTDAANLSVLERRKLLLQRRLRESGLATAESDAQRAQAGERYPLSPGQRRMWFLQTRDAADTTLNICLAYRLTGALDEQRLREAFGTVVARHDLLRTTYGVDEQGEPYQVFTDDVVLAWQSHDLTDLPEQGRARRVEVLARREFGRPFELAAETPLRATLVRTGAEEHVLVLVVHHIAFDDESWPVFFAEVNAAYNGAEPGAAPAQFVAAEVLAGPDEPAEADVEYWRASLRPLPEPLELPGSAPSQPSTQAERRTLALPADLMTRVDAFARDRSATPFMVLLAAFDALVHRYTAATDFLVSVPVTNRRAATEGLIGYFGNTLLLRAAVRPHDSFTGLVEATRETCLNGFAHQSVGIDRVVREANPERVAGRDGMDQLVRLGFSVRKGSDAFALRGVTAQQLELGAPTAQVPLALAVVLESTGALLELEYQTDVLSAELVEQLLRHYLHLLDSALREPTRRLADLAMLSPEDRAAVLEQSHGELVPAPATTMVALLERAAAQRPGDLALVSDDTELTYDQLHRRANRVARLLIAEGIGTEDIVGLRMTTSVEFVVAMLAVLKSGAAYLPIDPAYPEDRIEYLVEDAEPALVLGPVEFAAAESAAADLPDTAPTDADRVRPLLPGNLAYVIYTSGSTGKPKGVPVPHAAIAEHVESFTAEWGMTAEDRLLQSSSVSFDASLLDLFVTLSLGARLIVPKPDAFRDIAYVADLITRRGVTVLHMVPSMLSTFLLLPEVSEWRALRHVPVGGEALPGEVADKFAGVFDAELRNHYGPTEAVVCSTHMPVEGPQGTGVVPIGVPNRNVYTYVLDEALQLVPAGVVGELYLGGDQLARGYLGRPELTAQRFVADPFNPGARLYRTGDLVRRNHFGELEFVGRADEQVKVRGFRIELGEVEAAVATHPAVGHCVVVVAEDPAVGPMLAAYLVPAADEIAGGEIDLEEVRAHAAAVLPQYMVPSAFAVIPEIPLTVNGKLDKRALPAPTPAVERSFREPATATERRLCAIFGHLFKMERVGADDSFFELGGHSLLAARLVAQIRAEFGIELDVRAIFDTPTAAGLAARLVARFRDEFDIDLDSMDADFDGADTEFVGADIDFVEAEGALPGGSARPPLVAAERPERIPLSYSQLAMWFQYRMEGASVAGNLPFAMRIDGDLDTTALAAALNDIVARHEALRTNFPEHDGVPYQLVHPSLQIELPVLATSEEDLDATLDELRGYLFSVETEPLIRPTLLVLGPRTHVLSLLVHHIVADHASLGIFLDDLITAYRARVAGSAPRWAAPAIQYADYALWQRAAFDHEPAGAPSEFARAEIEHWRGVLAGLPDEISVAPDRPRPPVLGKRGEVVTFVVPAAERAALEGLAKQSGVSEFMLYQAAVATLLHTLGGGTDIALGTPVAARVEPAVGTLVGLFANMVVLRNDLAGDPTLRTVIARSRDVVLDAHAHQELPIERLVEALNPPRSRSRNPLFQSMIHFRGADWAPAPTALSESGDTTLTVLPTDFDISFLDLNLSLNVGVDGSLEVRVVVNADLYEPATARSIADALRATLAAFAADPDRKVSELRVLPPQELERLLAPPAPRDTAGAGAVSGGSVETERTLIQLLEELLDITDVEPEDNFFALGGDSVISIQWSARAAALGLALTPQLVFEHMTIAELAAAVDAAGPVDAQAESTAAPQPESAPMSASGLDSDALAALTASWQAQS
- the nbtC gene encoding nocobactin polyketide synthase NbtC; the protein is MSSYLLPDGTVPVLISSDTADGVRAEAAAVLAYLDEHPRVSPERVAEMLFRTRVARRYRALAMVRTREELLDGLRAVVADTPSRVVVTGDGAASARRIGFVFPGQGSQRPGMGRLYYDVSDAYRAAVDACAAIHRERFEHDQPLHYLLGDEGRYQDTVWEVQPALMFHMYGLAAMWRAAGVEPAATVGHSQGELAAGAVSAVMTLRDSVLAVTHRARLVERISPRGYSMAVLGMDREECEALLARHSGWAELSVVNAPHILAISGDRDTIVDMVELATARGQFAREIKVSYPAHTSIVAELREHFMSFLGDEMSGDCFTASEIPCYGATLGAAITPDLTHRDYWYWNLRNRVRFDRAVVAAVTDGVDTLIEVAEHPVLQLALQENLTLVPREKLPLGRDVKVLGTSLRTAEGLAEFTRNLATIAVHDLDYRWDALRTDDGAAPRPPLRDFPHTIMHPRRLWAGPDLPAAEPQPDAAPAPERLVETWIPLDKRSMLAPRTLAVVDHTGRCAELADALVAAADRHGATATVLDAAALAGDLPEFDTAVVLLPELPDTDGAAALDDFAAFFADRAWVPALDRLGPGGQCWLVTTGGESVLADDPVPHLFHGAVAAGYRSAGIERPDILLRHLDLAAGAGPDQAARIVTAVHTAGECELALRGGKLYVKRLVVDSATDASAADTDLSHVLIVGGTGQLGLRFCEHFAHAGAGRVTLVSRSGETERVAGELNRLRRLGRTEIVVEACDVSDAEAVKRFAATIESAPVSLLIHAAVNYVDAELPDITAEMVTEAAGSKVLGLGTVLDIVPFTEQQRILLCSSTAATLSGRGQILYAVTNRMLDILARRLRAQGRDAISIEWGLWSVAGPLDEAGFARVADAGVHPMAPGDAITAGLAGPWGDAMIMSADWAFLREVLDTFGQGSVLPEIATPAAASAPEPDVVEPVVTEQPAAPAAADRPLAERMLTQLHKVMGTDGSESIDGSVPLVALGLDSLQALDFRKRVKAELDRDLPVAAILGGASLDDVVALMAENTN